In Pseudomonas sp. PDM14, a genomic segment contains:
- a CDS encoding stage II sporulation protein M: MKQHLFEQRHTPDWLKFTAQLDALESGKAEAKSCESFAADYRHLCQHLALAEERGYSSHLIDQLQQLAMRGHQQFYRHRSHLGAQIIAFVLVGFPRLIRSEWRAVLAACLLFFGSLLLMGLLTWLFDDLIYTLMDPGQVSDMERMYDPDARRIGRFSERDAGDDWMMFGFYIMNNIGIAFQTFASGLLFGLGSLFFLLFNGLMIGAVAGHLTRIGYSETFWSFVIGHGAFELTAIAFAGAAGLKLGWALLAPGRLRRGEALRQAAGRSVQLVAGVILFLLIAAFIEAFWSSMTYTTPTIKYVVGAGLWTLVIAYFVFAGRQRHAPD; this comes from the coding sequence ATGAAGCAGCACCTGTTCGAGCAACGCCACACGCCTGACTGGCTGAAATTCACCGCGCAACTCGACGCCCTGGAGAGCGGCAAGGCCGAGGCCAAATCCTGCGAGAGTTTCGCCGCCGACTACCGCCACCTCTGCCAGCACCTGGCCCTGGCCGAGGAGCGTGGCTACAGCAGCCACCTGATCGACCAGCTGCAGCAACTGGCGATGCGGGGCCACCAGCAGTTTTACCGTCACCGCAGCCACCTCGGCGCGCAGATCATCGCCTTCGTCCTGGTCGGTTTTCCGCGCTTGATCCGCAGCGAGTGGCGCGCCGTGCTCGCCGCCTGCCTGCTGTTCTTCGGCAGCCTGCTGCTGATGGGCCTGCTGACCTGGCTGTTCGACGACCTGATCTACACCCTGATGGACCCGGGCCAGGTCTCGGACATGGAGCGCATGTACGACCCCGATGCACGGCGCATCGGCCGCTTCAGCGAGCGTGACGCCGGCGACGACTGGATGATGTTCGGCTTCTACATCATGAACAACATCGGCATCGCCTTTCAGACGTTCGCCAGCGGCCTGCTGTTCGGCCTTGGCAGCCTGTTCTTCCTGCTGTTCAACGGCCTGATGATCGGTGCGGTCGCTGGCCACCTGACCCGTATTGGCTACAGCGAAACCTTCTGGTCCTTTGTCATCGGCCACGGCGCCTTCGAGCTCACCGCCATCGCCTTCGCCGGCGCCGCCGGGCTCAAGCTCGGCTGGGCGCTGCTCGCCCCCGGCCGCCTGCGCCGTGGCGAGGCTCTGCGCCAGGCGGCCGGGCGCAGCGTGCAACTGGTCGCCGGGGTCATCCTGTTCCTGCTCATCGCCGCCTTCATCGAGGCCTTCTGGTCGTCGATGACCTACACCACGCCGACCATCAAGTACGTGGTCGGTGCCGGTCTGTGGACGCTGGTGATCGCCTACTTCGTTTTTGCCGGACGCCAACGCCATGCGCCTGACTGA
- a CDS encoding DUF4129 domain-containing protein: MRLTDASVAIRPRSAWEAVDLGVLLAQRHTVLLMASWALVTLPLFALLTLLLWQYPSVVAFIFWWLKPAWERLPLYILSRSLFGDTPTLKQALKALPRLLKPQLLASLTWRRFSPTRSFDLPVLQLEGLSGEARSKRLVVLGQSNAGSATWLTVLGAHLEAIFCFGLIALVYLMLPQQMEIDLDWQNLLQTGDGEWLWLEHLSNLMYALVLVFWEPIYVACGFTLYLNRRTALEAWDIELVFRRLRQRLTGSAYALLLAFGLFALAPTPDAWAAETKAVGSCPVPIQDPNGPDAERLLKQPLTSAAAQDSIKSLLDQPPFENRETVTRWRFGEEQAEKKADPEDGKGFIESLRKLVDLAAYFKKLDVVAQVFEVILWGALIALLTLLVWRYREWLQVFAGRLGLPQRHARMVPEQLFGLEIAPESLPDDVASEAERLWAEHPREALGLLYRALLSRLLHDFRLPLKGSHTEGEVLQLVQRLEQDELSRFSAVLTRHWQNLAYGHLTPPDNLKRGLCEGWRRLFRSDGVKA, translated from the coding sequence ATGCGCCTGACTGACGCCAGCGTCGCCATCCGTCCCCGCAGCGCCTGGGAAGCCGTCGACCTCGGCGTGCTCCTGGCGCAGCGCCACACCGTGCTGCTGATGGCCAGCTGGGCACTGGTGACCCTGCCGCTGTTCGCCCTGCTGACCCTGCTGCTGTGGCAGTACCCGAGCGTGGTCGCTTTCATCTTCTGGTGGCTGAAACCGGCCTGGGAACGCCTGCCGCTGTACATCCTCTCGCGCTCGCTGTTTGGCGACACGCCGACGCTGAAGCAGGCACTCAAGGCCCTGCCCAGGTTGCTCAAACCGCAATTGCTGGCGAGCCTGACCTGGCGCCGTTTCAGCCCGACGCGCAGCTTCGACCTGCCGGTCCTGCAGCTCGAAGGGCTCAGCGGCGAAGCACGCAGCAAGCGCCTGGTGGTGCTTGGCCAGAGCAACGCTGGCAGTGCCACGTGGCTGACCGTGCTCGGCGCGCACCTGGAGGCGATCTTCTGCTTCGGCCTCATCGCCCTTGTCTACCTGATGCTGCCGCAGCAGATGGAGATCGACCTGGACTGGCAGAACCTGCTGCAGACCGGCGACGGCGAATGGCTGTGGCTGGAGCACCTGTCCAACCTGATGTACGCCCTGGTGCTGGTGTTCTGGGAACCGATCTACGTCGCCTGCGGCTTCACCCTCTACCTCAACCGGCGTACCGCGCTGGAAGCCTGGGACATCGAGCTGGTGTTCCGCCGCCTGCGCCAACGCCTGACCGGCAGCGCCTATGCCCTGCTCCTGGCCTTCGGCCTGTTCGCCCTGGCGCCGACGCCGGACGCCTGGGCAGCAGAAACCAAGGCCGTCGGCAGCTGCCCGGTGCCGATCCAGGACCCCAACGGCCCCGACGCCGAGCGCCTGCTCAAGCAACCGCTGACCAGCGCCGCTGCACAGGACAGCATCAAGAGCCTGCTCGACCAGCCGCCGTTCGAGAACCGCGAAACCGTGACGCGCTGGCGCTTCGGTGAGGAGCAGGCAGAGAAGAAAGCCGACCCGGAAGACGGCAAGGGTTTCATCGAGTCCCTGCGCAAGCTGGTCGACCTGGCCGCCTATTTCAAGAAGCTCGATGTGGTCGCGCAGGTCTTCGAAGTCATCCTCTGGGGCGCGCTGATCGCCCTGCTCACCCTGCTGGTCTGGCGCTACCGCGAATGGCTGCAGGTGTTCGCCGGCCGCCTCGGCCTGCCGCAACGCCACGCACGCATGGTGCCCGAGCAACTGTTCGGCCTGGAGATCGCCCCCGAAAGCCTGCCCGACGACGTCGCCAGCGAAGCCGAGCGACTCTGGGCCGAACACCCGCGCGAAGCCCTCGGCCTGCTCTACCGCGCCCTGCTCAGTCGCCTGTTGCACGACTTCCGCCTGCCCCTCAAGGGCTCGCACACCGAAGGCGAAGTGTTGCAACTGGTACAACGCCTGGAGCAGGACGAGCTCAGCCGCTTCAGCGCCGTGCTCACCCGTCACTGGCAGAACCTTGCGTACGGCCACCTCACGCCACCGGACAACCTCAAACGCGGCCTGTGCGAAGGCTGGCGCCGGCTGTTCCGCAGCGACGGGGTGAAGGCATGA
- a CDS encoding DUF4350 domain-containing protein — protein sequence MNRPVKLLLAGGVLIALTWLGTYVAGQMQPYQQTIKHGPAPEVDANPYLAAEHFLRQQKISAQHADGLDVLNTLQANGQTLMLLSERHNMTPRQARKALDWAAKGGHLVFVAESIWDEDAGKSDDLLLDSLGIQQHLSEELDEAEDADSGEQESAEDESSDEAEAEDAQTAEDEQAVEADEHLDDETADEPEADAETGDEDRYPYLTKLYLENEQAPAYVDFDTDFHLYDAKNRAHAWANSDQATHMLQLYHGDGLITVLTDAWIWRNDSIADYDNAWLLWYLSQDSNVTLVYNAERDDLFSQLLKHYPIALACLAMLIILLLWHVGLRHGPLQAPVSHARRQLEEHLRGSADFLLRRSGQQSLLQSLQRDILRRARHRHPGFERLGVAEQWQVLGRLTRLPTSAIGQAMRPAPDKRVSAADFTRQVANLQTLRNAL from the coding sequence ATGAATCGTCCAGTCAAACTGCTGCTCGCCGGCGGCGTGCTGATTGCCCTGACCTGGCTCGGCACTTATGTCGCCGGGCAGATGCAGCCGTACCAGCAGACCATCAAACACGGCCCCGCGCCGGAAGTGGATGCCAACCCCTACCTGGCCGCCGAGCACTTCCTGCGCCAGCAGAAGATCAGCGCCCAGCACGCCGACGGTCTCGACGTGCTCAACACCCTGCAAGCCAATGGCCAGACCCTGATGCTGCTCAGCGAGCGGCACAACATGACCCCGCGCCAGGCCCGCAAGGCCCTGGACTGGGCGGCCAAAGGCGGCCACTTGGTATTCGTCGCGGAGAGCATCTGGGACGAGGACGCGGGCAAGAGCGACGACCTGCTGCTCGACAGCCTGGGCATCCAGCAGCACCTGAGCGAAGAGCTCGACGAAGCGGAAGACGCCGACAGCGGCGAACAGGAAAGCGCCGAGGACGAGAGCAGCGATGAGGCCGAGGCAGAAGATGCCCAGACGGCGGAGGACGAGCAGGCGGTCGAGGCGGACGAGCACCTTGACGACGAGACGGCAGACGAGCCGGAAGCCGATGCCGAAACCGGCGACGAAGACCGCTATCCGTACCTGACCAAGCTCTACCTGGAGAACGAGCAGGCGCCGGCCTACGTCGACTTCGACACCGACTTCCACCTGTACGACGCGAAGAACCGTGCCCACGCCTGGGCCAACAGCGACCAGGCCACGCACATGCTGCAGCTGTACCACGGCGACGGCCTGATCACCGTGCTCACCGATGCCTGGATCTGGCGCAACGACAGCATCGCCGACTACGACAACGCCTGGCTGCTCTGGTACCTGAGCCAGGACAGCAACGTCACCCTGGTCTACAACGCCGAACGCGACGACCTGTTCAGCCAGTTGCTCAAGCACTATCCGATCGCCCTGGCCTGCCTGGCGATGCTGATCATCCTGCTGCTGTGGCACGTCGGCCTGCGCCACGGCCCGCTGCAGGCACCGGTCAGCCATGCGCGCCGGCAACTGGAAGAACACCTGCGCGGCAGCGCCGACTTCCTCCTGCGCCGCAGCGGCCAGCAGAGCCTGCTGCAGAGCCTGCAGCGCGACATCCTGCGCCGCGCCCGTCACCGGCACCCGGGCTTCGAACGCCTCGGCGTTGCCGAACAGTGGCAGGTGCTCGGCCGCCTCACCCGTTTACCCACCAGCGCCATCGGTCAGGCCATGCGTCCCGCGCCTGACAAACGTGTGTCCGCTGCCGACTTCACCCGCCAGGTCGCCAACCTGCAAACTCTCAGGAATGCCCTATGA
- a CDS encoding AAA family ATPase, with protein MSEQTPDSNDSLDLDIAPAAPAAPTAPAAPSAASQRQRATQMLQALRAELQKALIGQQAVVDDVLTALIAGGHVLIEGVPGLGKTLLVRALARCFGGEFARIQFTPDLMPSDVTGHAVYDLQSEQFKLRKGPAFTNLLLADEINRAPAKTQAALLEVMQERQITLEGRALPVPQPFLVLATQNPIEQEGTYPLPEAELDRFMLKLRMDYPAADEELNLVRQVTRSAKADMLEVAPLRTLLQAKDVIALQKIASELAIDEQVLDYAVRLARATRTWPGLAMGAGPRASIALVRGGRARALLRGGDFVVPDDIKGCALAVLRHRVRLSPELDIEGLSVDQVLQQLLDQVPAPRL; from the coding sequence ATGAGCGAACAAACGCCGGACTCCAACGACAGCCTCGACCTCGACATCGCCCCTGCTGCCCCGGCAGCGCCCACCGCACCGGCCGCCCCGTCTGCCGCCAGCCAGCGGCAGCGCGCCACCCAGATGCTCCAGGCCCTGCGCGCGGAGTTGCAAAAGGCGCTGATCGGCCAACAGGCGGTGGTCGACGACGTGCTCACGGCGCTGATCGCCGGTGGCCACGTGCTCATCGAGGGTGTGCCCGGCCTCGGCAAGACCCTACTGGTCCGCGCCCTGGCGCGCTGTTTCGGCGGTGAGTTCGCGCGTATCCAGTTCACCCCCGACCTGATGCCCAGCGACGTCACCGGCCACGCCGTGTACGACCTGCAGAGCGAGCAGTTCAAGCTGCGCAAGGGCCCGGCGTTCACCAACCTGCTGCTGGCCGACGAGATCAACCGCGCCCCGGCCAAGACCCAGGCCGCGCTGCTGGAAGTGATGCAGGAGCGCCAGATAACCCTCGAGGGCCGCGCCCTGCCGGTGCCGCAGCCGTTCCTGGTACTGGCCACGCAGAACCCCATCGAGCAGGAAGGCACCTACCCGCTGCCGGAAGCGGAACTCGACCGCTTCATGCTCAAGCTGCGCATGGATTACCCGGCGGCCGATGAAGAGCTGAACCTGGTGCGCCAGGTCACCCGTTCGGCCAAGGCCGACATGCTCGAAGTGGCGCCGCTGCGTACCCTGCTGCAGGCCAAGGACGTGATCGCCCTGCAGAAGATCGCCAGCGAACTGGCCATCGACGAGCAGGTGCTCGACTACGCCGTGCGCCTGGCTCGCGCGACCCGCACCTGGCCGGGCCTGGCCATGGGCGCCGGCCCGCGCGCCTCGATCGCCCTGGTGCGCGGCGGTCGTGCACGCGCCCTGCTGCGCGGCGGCGACTTCGTCGTGCCGGACGACATCAAGGGTTGCGCCCTGGCCGTGCTGCGCCATCGCGTGCGCCTGTCGCCGGAGCTGGACATAGAAGGCCTGTCGGTCGACCAGGTGCTGCAGCAGCTGCTCGACCAAGTGCCGGCGCCGCGCCTGTGA
- a CDS encoding DUF58 domain-containing protein — MKPSRLLLALLGALLAVAIVLGSLPLLGVRLPATLPTLCWGLLLALAVLAGVDALWLRRLPTPRAERQLPGNLPLGRWSEVRLTLHHDYASALDIEVFDHVPERMEFEHLPQRVLLRPGEQTQCGYRVRPLARGHFRFARCEINLPSPLRLWQGRRYVELPGETRVYPDFARLYGAQLMAVDDWLSQLGVRQRQRRGLGLEFHQLREFREGDTLRQIDWKATARKRTPIAREYQDERDQQIVFLLDCGRRMRSHDGDLSHFDHALNACLLLSYVALRQGDAVGLSTFASERDQFVPPVKGQEHISTLLNAVYAVDSTRRPADYAAAINSLLARQRRRALVVLVTNLRDEDDEELLGAVKRLGRQHRVLVASLREEVLDSLRQTPVNDYEQALAYCGTVNYLNARAGLHERLLAHGVPVLDARPGELGPELVSRYLAWKKAGVL, encoded by the coding sequence ATGAAACCGTCACGCTTGCTGCTGGCCCTGCTCGGTGCCCTGCTGGCCGTCGCCATCGTGCTCGGCAGCCTGCCGTTGCTTGGCGTACGCCTGCCCGCCACGCTGCCGACACTGTGCTGGGGCTTGCTCCTGGCCCTTGCCGTGCTGGCCGGCGTCGATGCCCTGTGGCTGCGGCGCCTGCCAACCCCGCGCGCCGAACGCCAATTGCCCGGCAACCTGCCACTCGGACGCTGGAGCGAAGTGCGTCTGACCCTGCACCACGACTACGCCAGCGCGCTGGACATCGAGGTATTCGACCACGTGCCCGAGCGCATGGAGTTCGAGCACCTGCCACAACGCGTCCTGCTACGTCCGGGCGAACAGACCCAGTGCGGCTACCGCGTGCGGCCCCTGGCGCGCGGCCACTTCCGCTTCGCCCGCTGCGAGATCAACCTGCCCAGCCCGCTGCGCCTGTGGCAGGGCCGCCGCTACGTCGAGCTGCCGGGGGAAACCCGCGTCTACCCGGATTTCGCCCGCCTCTATGGTGCGCAGCTGATGGCCGTCGATGACTGGCTCAGCCAGCTGGGCGTGCGCCAGCGCCAGCGCCGCGGCCTGGGGCTGGAGTTCCACCAGCTGCGCGAATTCCGCGAAGGCGACACCCTGCGCCAGATCGACTGGAAAGCCACGGCGCGCAAGCGCACGCCGATCGCCCGCGAATACCAGGACGAGCGCGATCAGCAGATCGTCTTCCTCCTCGATTGCGGCCGGCGCATGCGCAGCCACGACGGCGACCTGTCGCACTTCGACCATGCCCTGAATGCCTGCCTGCTGCTCAGCTACGTGGCCCTGCGCCAAGGCGATGCGGTCGGCCTCAGCACCTTCGCCAGCGAGCGCGACCAGTTCGTGCCGCCGGTCAAGGGCCAGGAGCACATCAGCACGCTGCTCAACGCGGTCTACGCGGTGGACAGCACGCGTCGCCCCGCCGACTACGCCGCCGCGATCAACAGCCTGCTGGCACGCCAGCGCCGCCGTGCCCTGGTGGTGCTGGTGACCAACCTGCGCGACGAAGACGACGAAGAATTGCTCGGGGCAGTAAAACGCCTGGGGCGCCAGCACCGCGTGCTGGTCGCCAGCCTGCGCGAGGAAGTGCTCGACAGCCTGCGCCAGACGCCCGTCAACGACTACGAACAGGCGCTGGCCTACTGCGGCACGGTGAACTACCTGAACGCCCGCGCCGGCCTGCACGAGCGCCTGCTCGCCCACGGCGTACCGGTGCTGGATGCGCGCCCCGGCGAACTGGGCCCGGAACTGGTCAGCCGCTATCTGGCGTGGAAGAAGGCGGGCGTGCTGTAG
- a CDS encoding diacylglycerol kinase has product MAMSPFKGQTGLKRIFNAGGYSLDGLRAAFVGEAAFRQLVLLNVVLIPLAFWFDVAPVERALMIAVGLLSLIVELFNSAVEAAIDRISLDRHPLSKNAKDMGSAAQFVSLSLIASVWAIILLG; this is encoded by the coding sequence ATCGCTATGTCGCCATTCAAGGGCCAGACCGGTCTGAAGCGTATTTTCAATGCCGGTGGCTATTCGCTGGATGGCTTGCGCGCGGCCTTCGTCGGCGAGGCGGCGTTCCGTCAGCTGGTGCTGCTCAACGTGGTGCTGATTCCGCTGGCGTTCTGGTTCGACGTGGCGCCGGTGGAGCGCGCGCTGATGATCGCCGTGGGCCTGCTGTCGCTGATCGTCGAGCTATTCAACTCGGCTGTCGAAGCGGCCATCGACCGCATCTCGCTGGACCGCCACCCGCTGTCGAAGAACGCCAAGGACATGGGCAGCGCCGCGCAGTTCGTTTCCCTCAGCCTGATCGCCAGCGTCTGGGCGATCATCCTGCTCGGCTGA
- the erdR gene encoding response regulator transcription factor ErdR — protein sequence MAAYEILIADDHPLFRSALQQALSLGLGPDVRLVEAASIAELETCLGEKSDWDLVLLDLNMPGAYGFSGLVLLRGQYPQLPVVMVSAQEEAAVVVRAREFGASGFIPKSSSLETIQQAVRQVLDGEVWWPPQASEAVTVSAEAKAASAGLASLTPQQFRVLTMVCEGLLNKQIAYELNVSEATIKAHVTAIFRKLGVRTRTQAALLLQQMESIPGQ from the coding sequence ATGGCCGCTTACGAAATCCTCATCGCTGACGATCACCCCTTGTTCCGCAGCGCCCTGCAACAGGCATTGAGCCTGGGCCTGGGGCCGGATGTGCGCCTGGTGGAAGCGGCCAGCATCGCCGAGCTGGAAACCTGCCTGGGCGAGAAGAGCGACTGGGATCTGGTGCTGCTCGACCTGAACATGCCGGGCGCCTACGGTTTCTCCGGCCTGGTGCTGTTGCGCGGGCAGTACCCGCAGCTGCCGGTGGTGATGGTTTCGGCGCAGGAAGAGGCGGCGGTGGTGGTGCGCGCCCGCGAGTTCGGCGCCAGCGGCTTCATTCCCAAGTCCAGCTCGCTGGAGACCATCCAGCAGGCTGTGCGCCAGGTCCTCGATGGTGAGGTCTGGTGGCCGCCACAGGCGTCCGAAGCGGTTACCGTCTCGGCGGAGGCGAAAGCCGCCAGCGCTGGTCTGGCCAGCCTGACGCCGCAACAGTTTCGCGTGCTGACCATGGTCTGCGAAGGCCTGCTGAACAAGCAGATCGCCTACGAACTGAACGTTTCGGAAGCCACCATCAAGGCCCACGTAACCGCGATCTTCCGCAAGCTCGGCGTGCGCACCCGCACCCAGGCCGCGCTGCTGCTGCAACAGATGGAATCCATTCCGGGGCAGTGA
- a CDS encoding DMT family transporter, with translation MRSHALRADLLMLLTAMIWGSAFVAQRLGMDAIGPFLYTGLRFALASLAVLPLVLILGRRDADKAPEPINRGLLLGGLAMGLALALGINLQQVGLLFTSVTNSGFITGLYVIVVPLLGLFLGHRTGMSTWLGAGLAVVGMFLLSVGDGFHVASGDWLQLAGAFVWGVHVLLVGFFASRHDPLRLALIQFVVCALISLVLAIALEEIRLPAILAAGPAILYGGLFGVAIGFTLQVVAQKHAIASHAAIILSLEAVFAAIAGAIFLSEALALKGYIGCALMFAGMLLAQLWPKKLPA, from the coding sequence ATGCGAAGCCACGCCCTGCGCGCCGACCTGCTGATGCTGCTGACCGCCATGATCTGGGGTTCGGCCTTCGTCGCCCAGCGCTTGGGCATGGATGCCATCGGCCCCTTCCTTTATACCGGCTTGCGATTCGCGCTCGCCAGCCTGGCGGTGCTGCCGCTGGTGCTGATTCTCGGTCGCCGCGACGCGGACAAGGCGCCGGAGCCGATCAATCGCGGTCTGCTGCTGGGCGGCCTGGCCATGGGCCTGGCGCTGGCATTGGGGATCAACCTGCAACAGGTCGGCCTGCTCTTCACCAGCGTGACCAACTCCGGGTTCATCACCGGCCTGTACGTCATCGTTGTGCCACTGCTCGGCCTGTTCCTCGGCCACCGGACCGGCATGAGCACCTGGCTCGGTGCCGGCCTGGCGGTGGTGGGGATGTTCCTGCTCAGCGTCGGCGACGGCTTTCACGTCGCCTCGGGTGACTGGCTGCAACTGGCCGGCGCCTTCGTCTGGGGTGTGCATGTATTGCTGGTCGGCTTCTTCGCCAGCCGTCACGACCCGCTGCGCCTGGCACTGATCCAGTTCGTCGTCTGCGCCTTGATCAGCCTGGTGCTGGCCATCGCGCTGGAGGAGATCCGCCTACCAGCGATTCTCGCCGCCGGCCCGGCGATTCTCTATGGCGGCCTGTTCGGCGTGGCGATCGGCTTCACCCTGCAGGTGGTCGCGCAGAAGCACGCCATCGCCTCCCACGCCGCGATCATCCTCTCGCTGGAGGCGGTGTTCGCCGCCATCGCCGGGGCGATCTTCCTCAGCGAAGCCCTGGCCCTGAAAGGCTATATAGGCTGCGCCCTAATGTTCGCCGGCATGCTGCTGGCCCAGTTGTGGCCGAAGAAACTGCCCGCCTGA
- a CDS encoding tRNA-uridine aminocarboxypropyltransferase: MTHAVSRLRDERLARSLKPFVARGSRAPRCPQCRVFCSHCLCEWRPQVEARAGVCLLMYDVEVLKPSNTGWLIADLVADTYAFGWQRTAVDEQLLALLDDPQWQPYVVFPGEYTTPGRVVHELPPQSHKRPLFILLDATWSEARKMFRKSPYLDRLPVLSLLPEQLSRYRLRRAKRDEHLCTAEVAALCLEQAGDVRAAGALDAWLDLFSERYLGAKHHWPIDESSAAHQALREFL; this comes from the coding sequence ATGACTCATGCCGTATCCCGCCTGCGCGACGAGCGCCTCGCTCGCAGCCTGAAGCCCTTCGTGGCACGTGGCTCGCGGGCGCCGCGTTGCCCGCAGTGCCGGGTGTTCTGCAGCCATTGCCTGTGCGAGTGGCGGCCGCAGGTCGAGGCGCGTGCTGGCGTGTGCCTGCTGATGTACGACGTGGAAGTGCTCAAGCCGAGCAACACCGGTTGGCTGATCGCCGACCTGGTGGCCGATACCTATGCGTTCGGCTGGCAGCGCACGGCGGTGGACGAGCAGCTGCTCGCGCTGCTCGATGACCCGCAATGGCAACCCTATGTGGTGTTCCCCGGTGAATACACCACGCCCGGTCGCGTGGTGCATGAGTTGCCGCCGCAGTCGCACAAACGCCCGCTGTTCATCCTGCTGGATGCGACCTGGTCCGAGGCGCGCAAGATGTTCCGCAAGAGCCCCTATCTGGATCGCCTGCCGGTGCTCAGCCTGCTGCCGGAGCAGCTGTCACGCTATCGCCTGCGCCGCGCCAAACGCGATGAGCACCTGTGCACCGCCGAGGTGGCGGCACTGTGCCTCGAGCAGGCTGGCGACGTGCGCGCGGCTGGCGCGCTGGATGCCTGGCTGGACCTGTTCAGCGAGCGCTATCTGGGTGCCAAGCACCACTGGCCGATCGACGAGAGCAGCGCCGCGCACCAGGCTTTGCGCGAATTCCTCTGA
- a CDS encoding quorum-sensing-regulated virulence factor family protein, producing the protein MRRLVAPLALCFVLPSVQAASLKDYELSRMLQQVAKESSIGTPRAINEDLLDQGYTVEGNELINHLSVLPRHAIQMRANPDAVRQQLGSSVCSNQGYRQLLAGGAVLRYQFSEYKTNQPITTERFSKADCGVQ; encoded by the coding sequence ATGCGCCGCCTCGTCGCCCCGCTCGCCCTCTGCTTCGTCCTCCCCAGCGTTCAGGCCGCCTCGCTGAAGGACTACGAACTGAGCCGGATGCTGCAGCAGGTCGCCAAGGAAAGCAGCATCGGCACCCCGCGGGCGATCAACGAAGACTTGCTCGACCAGGGTTACACGGTTGAAGGTAACGAACTGATCAACCACCTCAGCGTACTGCCGCGCCACGCGATACAGATGCGCGCCAACCCGGATGCGGTTCGCCAGCAACTCGGCTCGAGCGTGTGCAGCAACCAGGGTTATCGTCAGTTGCTCGCCGGTGGCGCCGTGTTGCGCTATCAGTTCAGCGAATACAAGACCAACCAGCCGATTACCACCGAGCGCTTCAGCAAGGCCGACTGCGGCGTGCAGTGA
- a CDS encoding LOG family protein, with amino-acid sequence MPHEPDDYLSRHFQTGGVDLTAKIAELTALVVPANSANLPLYQEMLTTVVRMAQADRNRWDAKIMLQTLREMERAFSVLEQFKRRRKVTVFGSARTPSDHPVYRLAHDLGQELARLNLMVITGAGGGIMAAAHEGAGVENALGFNITLPFEQSANATMHGSENLLSFHFFFLRKLFFIKEADALVLCPGGFGTLDEALEVLTLVQTGKSPLVPIVLLDEPDGSYWTEALRFIREQLQERHYILPTDLQLVRLVHSAEEAGQEIARFYRNFHSTRWLKGNFLIRMNHPLNGPALAALDQEFADLCLNGGYQQQSYAQAEIDEPEFSALTRLAFAFNGRNHGRLRELVDFINRPQNWASNG; translated from the coding sequence ATGCCGCATGAGCCTGACGACTATCTATCCCGCCACTTCCAGACCGGCGGCGTCGACCTGACCGCGAAGATCGCCGAACTCACCGCGCTCGTCGTCCCCGCCAACAGCGCCAACCTGCCGCTCTACCAGGAAATGCTCACCACCGTGGTGCGCATGGCGCAGGCCGACCGCAATCGCTGGGATGCCAAGATCATGCTGCAGACCCTGCGCGAGATGGAGCGCGCCTTCAGCGTTCTCGAGCAGTTCAAGCGGCGACGCAAGGTCACCGTATTCGGTTCCGCGCGCACGCCCAGCGACCATCCGGTGTACCGCCTGGCTCACGACCTGGGGCAAGAGCTGGCCCGTCTCAACCTGATGGTCATCACCGGTGCCGGCGGCGGCATCATGGCCGCCGCCCATGAAGGGGCCGGCGTAGAAAATGCCCTGGGGTTCAACATCACTCTGCCCTTCGAGCAGAGTGCCAACGCCACCATGCACGGCAGCGAAAACCTGCTGTCGTTTCACTTCTTCTTCCTGCGCAAGTTGTTCTTCATCAAGGAAGCCGACGCGCTGGTGCTCTGCCCCGGTGGCTTCGGCACCCTGGACGAGGCACTGGAAGTACTGACTCTGGTGCAGACCGGCAAGAGCCCACTGGTGCCGATCGTGCTGCTCGACGAGCCGGACGGCAGCTACTGGACCGAGGCCCTGCGCTTCATCCGCGAGCAACTGCAGGAACGCCACTACATCCTGCCGACTGACCTGCAGCTGGTTCGCCTGGTGCACAGCGCCGAAGAGGCGGGGCAGGAAATCGCGCGGTTCTACCGCAACTTCCACTCGACCCGCTGGCTGAAGGGCAACTTCCTGATCCGCATGAACCATCCGCTCAACGGGCCAGCCCTGGCGGCGCTCGATCAGGAGTTCGCCGACCTCTGCCTGAATGGCGGCTATCAACAGCAGAGCTATGCACAGGCCGAAATCGACGAGCCGGAGTTCAGCGCACTGACCCGCCTGGCTTTCGCTTTCAACGGGCGCAACCATGGCCGGTTGCGAGAGCTGGTGGACTTCATCAACCGGCCGCAGAACTGGGCGAGTAACGGTTGA